The following nucleotide sequence is from Caldibacillus debilis DSM 16016.
AATCATTCCGCTTCGATTGAACGTCCTTTTCAAATTCGTTCACAATGACCCCTCCTATTTCTCCTTTTTAGTATATCGGAAAAGCGGAAAAAAATCCACAAGGATCGAAGGGCTTTTCCTCCCTTGACAAGAGTTGTCACTAATATTCCAAAATGGTTTGCGGAAAATAAAGAATACCGTTGAAAGAAAAGTTCCTAGGGCTTTTTTTTCAACGTTCATCATAAAACGGGGAACCGGCCATTTTCCGGTTCCCTCCGCTTGCTTCTTCCCCTTTCCCTCTTTTACGATTAAAATAGAAACGAAAAAAGCGGAAACGGGGAGACAGGGCATTGATTTTCGACGTTTGGAAACAAATCGCGGACAACCAGTTGGAGCCATTATACTTAGTATATGGAGAAGAATCGTTTTTAATCAAGGAAACGGTAAGTTTCATCCTGAATCGGGCGCTGCAGAACGGGTCCGATGAATTTCAGCATGCCCGTTACGACCTGCGGGAAATCCCCGTCGAAGAAGCCGTCGAGGACTGTTTGACCGTTCCTTTTTTTGGCGAAAGGAAGGTCGTGGTCTTTGAAAATCCGTTTTTCTTGACGGCGGAAAATGAAAAAGCCAAGGTGCAGCATGATTTGGAAAAGCTCAGCGAATATGTGAAAAATCCCAATCCTTCTTCCGTCGCCGTTTTCCTCGCCCCTTATAAAAAGCTGGACGAACGGAAAAAATTGACGAAACTCCTGCTGAAGTCCTCCGTTGTCGTTCATGCCAAACCGCTGACGGAGAAGGAAATGGAAAAATGGATCAAATTGCAGGTGGAAGCGGGAGGAAAACGGATCAGCGGCCGGGGGATTTTGGCCCTGCTCCATTACGTCGGCCCCAGTCTTCAGCTTTTGAAAAACGAAATCGAGAAACTGCTGCTGTACGGGGAAGAAAACATCACCGAGGAAACGGTGGAGAAGACGGTCTCCTTCCAGTCGGAGCAGAATGTCTTCCTGCTTGCGGACAAGGTGGTGAAGAGGGATCTGCCGGGGGCCTTATCGGTATATGATCAGCTGATCAAACAAAACGAGGAACCGATCAAGATTTTGGCTGCCTTGGCTTCCCAGTTCCGGTTTCTGTTTCAGGTGAAAGTCCTGTTGAAAAAAGGCTACAGCCAGTCCCAGCTCGCAAGCATGCTGAAAGCCCACCGCTTCCGGGTGAAGATGGCGGCGGAACAGGAAAAATATTTTTCGGAAGAGGACTTGCTCCGCATTTTGGACCAGCTTTCCGAACTGGATTACCGGATGAAGAGCGGTTCGGCCAATCGCGAGCAAATGCTGGAACTGTTTTTTATCAAAAATCTGTAGCTTTTTTGGTTTTCGAAAGTCCCGCTTCCTTCATGGCCGTGCCTGCAAGCCTCTGCCAAGCGGTGTTTTTCCTTGCAAAAGCGGCGGGCTGCAGGCCGCATCGCCCGGAGGGCGGCCCGCGATGCCGGAACCGCCGTGGGGCGAAGCGATCAAGCCGGGCTTCCCGTCTATGGGTTGCTTCGGCTTTTTTTGCTGCGGCCGGTCAAGTTCTGTCCGTTCTAAAAACGTTTTTTTAGCGCCCGGTTTGCAATTTGTGATTGAATTGTGCTGGACGGGATATGCACTTCGCTCCGTTCGCAGGCTGGGGCGTAGGGCAAAAAGGGGCAATGGTTTGCCGCCGGCGGCCCATATTACAATCGGGCGTCCCATTCAAAGAATGGCAAGAGGATGCCGGGCTTTGAAATCCGGAGGTCCGAAATTAAAAGATTTCGTTTCTTGGATCACAAGACGTTCTTTGGGCGCCGCTGCATAAAAAAAAGAAAATCTGGCGGGCGCCAAATTTTCTTTTTTTAGCTGATCAACGCGTTGACTTTTTTGGCAAGACGGGATTTATGGCGGTTGGCCGTATTCTTGTGGATCAATCCCTTGGTCACCGCTTTATCCAATTTGCGAACGGCCAATTTCAGCGCTTCTTTGGCGGCTTCCGCATCTTGGTTGGCCACCGCGATTTCCACTTTCTTCATCGCCGTACGCATGGCGGATTTCATGGAAGCGTTGCGCGCTCTCCGTTTTTCGTTCGTTCTGATCCGTTTCTCCGCGGATTTCGTGTTTGCCATCCTGTCACCTCCTAGCCGAATGCGAATATCGGTTTGTTCAATTCCTTCGCTATACGATAAGAACAAATGTTATTCTACCAAAGGATGGGAAATAATGCAACAGGAAACGGAAACCTCTCGGAAAGGAAAAAACGTTCGGACGAAAGAGTGTCGATTTCCTCCCTTCGTTCGAAAAGATTTCTCCACTGCCCGGAATAAATCGGTCAAAAAATGTTTTTTTGTGAAAGGGATTCCCCGTTGCCTGGCCCATTTCCCGCCTCCTTCCCCATGAAAAAAGCCGATCCGTTCCTCCTCCTTTGCAAAGGAAACCATTTCTATTTTCCGAAGACCGAGAAAACGCGATCACCATGCCGCGATTGCGCTTCAAAGGCAACCATTCCGATCTTCCCCCGGAACGGAAAAGGAGCGGACATCAAAAGCCGCCCCTCTTGCCGGTATGAACGGGGGCAAAGAAGGAAAAACTGTACATATCTCAGCTTCAGATTCGGAAAGGATCGGATGAAAATTGGACAAAGGAATGGATCTTTACTCCGTACGCACCGATTTGGCGCTTGAAGCGAAGGACATGGTTGCGGAAAGGGCGGACAATCAGGCGGCCTTGGAAGGCGTCACCGTCAAGGAAAGAACGGAAAAAGGGATCAAAGTTTCGGAAGTCGTCATCGACGAAAGGGCCGCGAAAGAGATCGGAAAGAAGCCGGGAAATTACATCACCCTGGAAGCGATCGGCGTCCGGGAGCAGGACGAACGGATCGAAAAGGACGCCCAAGAGATCTTTGCGAAGGAATTGGCGCTCCTGCTGAAAAGGTCCGGCATCTCTGAAGAAGCCTCCTGCCTGATCGTCGGCCTCGGCAACTGGAACGTGACGCCCGATGCCCTCGGCCCCCTCGTCTGCGAAAACGTCATCGTGACCCGCCATCTCTTTGAACTTCAACCGGAAACGGTCCGCGACGGCTACCGGCCGGTTTCCGCCCTTGCCCCGGGCGTGATGGGGTTGACCGGCATCGAGACGAGCGATATTGTCTTCGGCGTCGTCCAGAAGACGAAACCGGATTTCCTCATCGTCATCGACGCCCTGGCTTCCCGGTCGATCGAGCGGGTAAACGCGACCATCCAGATATCCGACAGCGGCATCCACCCCGGATCGGGGGTGGCCAACAAAAGGAAGGAATTGAGCAGGGAAACGATCGGCGTCCCGGTCTTCGCCGTCGGCGTCCCGACCGTGGTCGACGCGGTGACCATCGCCAGCGATACGATCGATTTTCTCCTGAAACATTTCGGCCGGGAAATGAAGGAAGGGAACCGGCCGTCCCGGGCATTGGCCCCCGCCGGGCTGACCTTCGGGAAAAAACGGGTGCTGACCGGGGAAGACCTTCCCGCCGAAGAGGAAAAAAAGACCTTCCTGGGGGTCGTCGGCACGCTGGGCGAGGAAGAGAAAAGGCAATTGATCCGGGAAGTGCTGAACCCTT
It contains:
- the holA gene encoding DNA polymerase III subunit delta translates to MIFDVWKQIADNQLEPLYLVYGEESFLIKETVSFILNRALQNGSDEFQHARYDLREIPVEEAVEDCLTVPFFGERKVVVFENPFFLTAENEKAKVQHDLEKLSEYVKNPNPSSVAVFLAPYKKLDERKKLTKLLLKSSVVVHAKPLTEKEMEKWIKLQVEAGGKRISGRGILALLHYVGPSLQLLKNEIEKLLLYGEENITEETVEKTVSFQSEQNVFLLADKVVKRDLPGALSVYDQLIKQNEEPIKILAALASQFRFLFQVKVLLKKGYSQSQLASMLKAHRFRVKMAAEQEKYFSEEDLLRILDQLSELDYRMKSGSANREQMLELFFIKNL
- the rpsT gene encoding 30S ribosomal protein S20 is translated as MANTKSAEKRIRTNEKRRARNASMKSAMRTAMKKVEIAVANQDAEAAKEALKLAVRKLDKAVTKGLIHKNTANRHKSRLAKKVNALIS
- the gpr gene encoding GPR endopeptidase, which encodes MDKGMDLYSVRTDLALEAKDMVAERADNQAALEGVTVKERTEKGIKVSEVVIDERAAKEIGKKPGNYITLEAIGVREQDERIEKDAQEIFAKELALLLKRSGISEEASCLIVGLGNWNVTPDALGPLVCENVIVTRHLFELQPETVRDGYRPVSALAPGVMGLTGIETSDIVFGVVQKTKPDFLIVIDALASRSIERVNATIQISDSGIHPGSGVANKRKELSRETIGVPVFAVGVPTVVDAVTIASDTIDFLLKHFGREMKEGNRPSRALAPAGLTFGKKRVLTGEDLPAEEEKKTFLGVVGTLGEEEKRQLIREVLNPLGHNLMVTPKEVDVFMERMANLLAAGINAALHEAVNRDNAGFMTR